The genomic interval ACTGTAGAAAAGGGAAACTGATCCAGGAAAGCAAAAAGCAACTTGTCAGTGTCCCCTGCAATACCGCTCAGCACCCCGCCCCTGGCCCGGTCAATCCAGGTCGCACTATTGCCAAACACCGTCATCCAAAGAAGATTGAAGAAGGTAGGAATGATCAGCACTGTACCGATAAACTCCCGTATTGTCCGTCCCCTTGAAATTCTGGCAATGAAAAGCCCAACGTATGGAGACCATGAGATCCACCATGCCCAGTAGAGGATCGTCCAGTTGAAGAACCAGGGCTGGCTAGCCTCATCATAGGCGTGGGTATTGAATGTAAGTGTGAAAAATTGGCTTATGTAACTTCCTATGCCTTCTGAAAATGAGCCTAACAGAAAAACAGTAGGGCCAAGAATAAGAATAAAAATCATCAGCGTGACAGCTGCAATGATGTTGAGCTGACTTAAATATTTTACTCCTTTATTTACGCCTGATATTGCTGAAAGGACAGAAATCAGCATAATAATAAATATAATCCCTGCCTGATACCAAAATCCGGTATCGTTTAAAATGCCGACTTTAACAAGTCCGGCATTTAGTTGTACTACGCCAAAACCCAGAGTGGTCGTAATGCCAAAAAAAGTACTGCATAGCGCAAATGTATCTATCGCATCACCTGCCGGTCCATTAATTTTATTCTTCAATATTGGATAAATACAGCTGCGCAGGGATAAAGGCAATTTATAACGAAATGTAAAATAAGCCAGTGATAGGCCAACAATACCATAAATGGCCCAGGCATGAATTCCCCAGTGAAAGAATGTATAGAGCTGGGCATTTCTTGACCGCTGAACCTGATCCATACCAGAAAATATCTTTTCTGTATAGTGTGACATAGGTTCTGCCACTCCAAAATACATTAGTCCTATCCCCATTCCTGCAGCAAAAAGCATCGAAATCCATGAAAAAAAAGAATGTTCCGGCTCTTCATCATCATCCCCCAGACGTATAGATCCGTATTTGCTAAAAGCCAATACCAGTAGAAAAATCACAAAAATCGTCACAGACCAGACATATACCCAGTTCAAATCGACAAATATCCATTGTTTTACGGTTTCAAGTAAGGAGGCTGTTTGAACCGGAAAAAAACTAGATACCAAAGTAACTGAAAAAATAAAAATCAGACTAGGTATAACAATACCAGCTTTGAAAGTTGAATTTTTGAATATTTGTGGAATGAGACTCATGAAAGCGCTTTTATATAAGACAAAACTGAAGCTTATTTGTTTGAACGTATATTTTCAGTTCTTTAAAAATACTGATATACTTATGGATCAGCTACCATCCTGGTGTGTAAAATAAATCATGCTGCACCAGCTTTAGACCCTCATTTGTATCTGTAGCTAGTTAAACTCTTCTATATAATTGAGATCCTTGTGAAAGGAATCTTTCATTTTCATCAGCGCCAGGAAAGCGATCCCATAACTGATCAACACAAGAACTGAACCTGAAGAGACAATTGAGCCATTGAAATAAGTTTTAAACAGCTGGAAGAGTAAAGATAAAGGTATTACAGCACCACGCACAAAGTTAGGAACTGTCGTCGTAACAGTCGCCCTGATATTTGTACCGAACTGCTCGGTAGCTATGGTGATAAATATTACCCAATATCCCGTGGCAACGCCAACTGCACCGCATAACCAGTAAAAATGTGGTAAACTAAGACCATTTTGTGTAAGAAAGACAACCAGTGATAGCATTGAAAGTGCCAAAAACACATATACTGCTTTAATACGGCTTTGCAGCATCTGGCTCAGCAAACCACTGATCATATCACCAAATACAATTCCTGCAGAGTAACAGGCAACACTCGCTCCTGCATTGACCTCTCCCTGTACATTCAGCACCTTTCCAAACTCAGGAGATAGCGTCATAAAAATACCCGCAACTGTCCAGAACGGTAATCCGATTAAAATACATCTCAGGTATTTAAAAAAAGTCTTCCTGTTCCTGAACAAGGCAAAAAAATTGCCTCTGTTCAGTGCCTCCTTTGACTCTTTGAAAATCCCCGATTCTGCTACTCCGATACGCAGTAAAAGGATGATAAAACCAAGACATCCGCCAACAAAGAATGACGTGCGCCAATCAAAAAGATCGGCCACAAAGTATGCGGCCAGTGTTCCTAAAACTCCGGTAGCAGCTACAATGGTCGTGGCATATCCTCGTTTAGCTTTAGGCATCAGTTCTGCTACCAGCGTAATACCTGCGCCGAGCTCTCCCGCCAGCCCTATACCCGCGATGAAGCGGCATAAGCCATAAGTTGTGGTAGAATGTACAAATGCATTCATCATATTGGCTGCAGAATAGATAAATATGGAACCAAACAGTACATATAATCTGCCTTTCCTGTCGCCTAGCATTCCCCACAGTATTCCGCCCAGTAATAATCCTGCCATTTGGATATTCAGCAAAGAAATTCCACTTTCCGTTAGTTGGGCACCTTCCAGTCCGAAGGATTTTAAACTGTTCACACGTACGATACTGAAGAGGAGCAAATCATAAATATCTACGAAATTCCCTAAAGAGGCGACAATTATTGCTGCAACAAGTGCTTTTGTCAAGTATTTTTCCTGAGTCATGATTTTGTATCCGGGTATAAGTTTTTCACATTTGCTATTCACAGACTGATAACGAATAAGTTACGCTCAGACATACATTTCAGTGTTAACTCTGCTTTATCAATATATTAAAGATTCGTTTCACAAGCATGAGCATAAAAGATTAGGAGTCTTCTACGCTATCTGGATAAACTAGTATCGCTTGACCCGAAGATATATCTGATGACCAGGTTGATGTTCTCAACAAAATATTAATTAAAGTTTTTATACCAGGATTATATCTATTTTTATTCAATGAATGAAAAGGCAATTCTTCCTTCCATTAAAAGTAAAAATTCAATGAAAAAAATGAACTTGGATAAAGTTATTACCTATAATTCTATTTCTGAATTTCTAATATCATTGGGTAAACCTGCGGCGCAAGACAGTGACTTTTCGATCAGCAGGCTGGAGGGATATTTAAGTGATGAGCCAATGGAGTCAGAATCCTTTCGAACCAATTATTTAAATTTTCTCATGATTGTTGATGGGTCAGGAAATTACACTATTGACAATATATTTTTTGAGTTAAAGCCTTCTACTTTCTATTTTACAACCCCAGGGCATTTAAAATCATTTGTGATAGAAAAGCCATGGAAAGGCTTCATACTGTCTTTTACAGAAACCTTTATTAAAAAGTATTATACAGGAAACCTTTTTACAGAATTTCCATTTTTGGTTGCAGAGACTACCCCGCCTGTATATGTAAATCAAATATTGAAGGAAGATCTCCTTAAAAGATTTGAAACGTTGCTAGAGCATTATGAGACGGTAAGTCAGTTCAAAGATCAAATGCTTACCAATCTAATCATCACCTTTCTATATAAAGTAAAGGAGATTCTTATAACTGCGCCCAGTCTTGAAGGCAAACAATTCGGTTATTCTTCGCTGGTAATTAAATTTAGAAAGCACCTTGATGATCACTTCAGGGATGTACTAAGAGGTCAGGTAACCGCAATTTCTAATAGTAATCAGATTGCAAAAGCACTTTCTGTAAGTGCTGATTATATGGGTACTGTCGTAAAGAAAGAGACCGGTAAGACTGTAACAAACTGGATTACAGAGCGAACAATAACAGAAGCGCAGAGTCTGATTAAGAACACTTCTCTTTCCATCTCAGAAATTTCCTATATGCTAACCTTTCAAGATCCTACTAATTTCACTAAATACTTCAAAAAAAACACTGGATTTTCACCAAAGGAGTATCGAAACCAGTAATTTATACTTGGATTTACCATTTCTTCACTTGTTTTAACCTTTTTTGAGATCTCAAATACCTGCAAATTTGTCATAGTTAAATAAGAAAGTAAAACTAAAACGAAATGACAATAAAAAATTCAAAAGTATGGTTAGTGACCGGTGTGTCAACTGGCTTGGGTCGTGAAATCGCAAAGGTAGCAGCAGAAAATGGCAATATAGTTATTGGAACGCTCAGAAATGAGAATCAATTCTCAGAGTTTTATGATTTGGTTCCTGGAAAGACACATCCCATTAAAATGGATGTAACTAAAAGTTCTGACATTACGGCAGGAATTAATCAAATAATTTCAGAGTATGGACAAATAGATGTTTTAGTCAACAATGCAGGTTTTGGTCTGATTGGCGCTGCTGAAGAATTCTCTGAGGAGGAAGCAAGACAACAGTTTGACACTAATTTCTGGGGTGCTTTCAATACCACAACCAGCGTTCTTCCACAAATGAAATTGCAAAAGCAAGGGAAAATAATTCAGATCACAGCAATCGGCGGTTTTGCTCCTTTCCCGGGGATGAGTGTTTACGGGGCCAGTAAAAGTGCAGTTGAAGCATTTTCAGCCTCTCTTGCCCTGGAAGTTGCAGGTTTTGGTATTGGAGTGATGTCTGTTTTGCCTGGCCCAATGCGTACTAATTTTGCTGGTGGTTCATTAAAATCACCTGCAAAGGTATTACCTGAATATGAAGAAAGCGTTGGTGGGTTCAAAGACTTTCTTGCATCAATTAATGGAAAGCAGCCTTGGAGTCCTTATAAAACTGCGCAGGTCATATACGAAGCTTCTCAAAGCGACAATGCCCCAACAAGATTATTTATAGGTGACTTAGCCGTGGAAGGTGCAGGAAAAGTAATTGCAACACTATCATCTGACTTAAGCAACTGGAAAAAACAAGCGCTTTCTACCAAGTTTGATGACGCTCCCCTTACAACGCATTAATATTGCAACAACCTATCTGGCTGATAAGATAATCTAAATCTTTCTGTAACGATCTTTTACTGATCAACGCAAACCGCCGAAGGTGATATATCTACCAATTTCACATCAATAATCAATCTGCCTGAAATAGCGCAGCGCAAAAGAGCTGCACTATACTGGCTACACCATTAAATTATATTTCCATGAAAAAATCAGCAAATAAAGTCGCAATAATTACCGGCGGCAGCAAAGGTATCGGAAAAGCGATCGCAGAAAAATTAGCATCAGAAGGCATTAATGTAGTGCTGAATTACTCAAACGATACCCAGGCCGCCGAACTGGCGGTAGAAGATATAAAAATGCTTGGAGTGGATGCTATTGCGATAAAAGCAGATATCCAAAAAAAGAGTGATATCGAAAATTTGTTCAGTCAGGCACTTGAACATTTTGGTCGCATTGATATTGTGATCGCCAATGCCGGCATGGAGTTAGTAAACGTTCCTATGGTGGATTATACGGAAGAACAGTATGATAAATTATTTGGAATTAATACAAAAGGTACATTTTTCACCTTGCAACAGGCAGCTGCTCACATTAGTGATCATGGCCGGATAATCGTGATTTCATCCAGCACTACCGTTTTTGTAAATCCAGGTTTCGCACTGTACGGCGGCAGTAAAGTCGGACCGAAATACTTCGTAGAGGTTCTGGCAAAAGAACTGGGCCATCGTGGAGTAACAGTTAACAGCGTAATTCCCGGAGCAATAGATGAGGCGGGAATATTTGCCGAAATGCCAGCAGACAGTCCTTATAAAAAAGAGATCATAGACGCTACCCCTCTTGGAAGAATGGGCTTACCAAAGGATGTGGCAGATGTAGTATCTATGGTCATCAGTGAAAAAGCTTCATTCATCACGGGCCATCATTTTATAGCAAATGGCGGTGCAAAAATTTAATAAAAATCAACTCATTAGCAGATTTACCTGCTAATGAGTTTGTAGAAACATCTAAAAAAACACTCAAAAATAAAACTATGATAAATTTAATACTAACCATAACATTAATTGTTTTCGCATCCTTTATGGGTGTAAAACAAGGACTATTGATGATGGAACCAAAACATGAAGTTTTAGAAATGTTCGTCAAATGGGGTTTGGACAAAGCTGAAATGAATGCCCTTGGTATACTTACTTTAGTAAGCGGACTGCTTATAATGATCCCTAAAACCTTTTTTGCAGGCAATTTATTAATGGCTTCAGTGATATTGATTATCATCTGTTTCCAACTTCAACAGAGAGATCTCAAAGGATTTGCTATAGAGCTCCCGTTTTTCTTGTTAAACTTAGTGTTACTTTATCTGCAACATCCAATTAACGATCTTAGAAACAAGTAATTATCTATATAAATCTACTAATCTTGAATATCACTGGATCTTATTTCACAAATGATTTAATCCACTAAAAGGCTGATAAAGCTCAAGAAGAACCTCAGGATTATTGCAGCACCTTTAATATTATGATACATAAAAATTCAATACCCTCAAATCTTGTTCATCAGAGTGAAAGTTTAAATTCACTAACAGACCAGCATTATGATTTTATAATTTCAGGTGCCGGGTCGGCAGGTGCAGTACTTGCAGCCAGGCTCAGTGAAAACCCCTTACATAAGGTACTACTGATTGAGGCCGGTCCTATTTTTGAGCCTGA from Pedobacter sp. WC2423 carries:
- a CDS encoding helix-turn-helix domain-containing protein, producing the protein MKKMNLDKVITYNSISEFLISLGKPAAQDSDFSISRLEGYLSDEPMESESFRTNYLNFLMIVDGSGNYTIDNIFFELKPSTFYFTTPGHLKSFVIEKPWKGFILSFTETFIKKYYTGNLFTEFPFLVAETTPPVYVNQILKEDLLKRFETLLEHYETVSQFKDQMLTNLIITFLYKVKEILITAPSLEGKQFGYSSLVIKFRKHLDDHFRDVLRGQVTAISNSNQIAKALSVSADYMGTVVKKETGKTVTNWITERTITEAQSLIKNTSLSISEISYMLTFQDPTNFTKYFKKNTGFSPKEYRNQ
- a CDS encoding SDR family NAD(P)-dependent oxidoreductase; its protein translation is MTIKNSKVWLVTGVSTGLGREIAKVAAENGNIVIGTLRNENQFSEFYDLVPGKTHPIKMDVTKSSDITAGINQIISEYGQIDVLVNNAGFGLIGAAEEFSEEEARQQFDTNFWGAFNTTTSVLPQMKLQKQGKIIQITAIGGFAPFPGMSVYGASKSAVEAFSASLALEVAGFGIGVMSVLPGPMRTNFAGGSLKSPAKVLPEYEESVGGFKDFLASINGKQPWSPYKTAQVIYEASQSDNAPTRLFIGDLAVEGAGKVIATLSSDLSNWKKQALSTKFDDAPLTTH
- a CDS encoding SDR family oxidoreductase; its protein translation is MKKSANKVAIITGGSKGIGKAIAEKLASEGINVVLNYSNDTQAAELAVEDIKMLGVDAIAIKADIQKKSDIENLFSQALEHFGRIDIVIANAGMELVNVPMVDYTEEQYDKLFGINTKGTFFTLQQAAAHISDHGRIIVISSSTTVFVNPGFALYGGSKVGPKYFVEVLAKELGHRGVTVNSVIPGAIDEAGIFAEMPADSPYKKEIIDATPLGRMGLPKDVADVVSMVISEKASFITGHHFIANGGAKI
- a CDS encoding BCCT family transporter, with product MSLIPQIFKNSTFKAGIVIPSLIFIFSVTLVSSFFPVQTASLLETVKQWIFVDLNWVYVWSVTIFVIFLLVLAFSKYGSIRLGDDDEEPEHSFFSWISMLFAAGMGIGLMYFGVAEPMSHYTEKIFSGMDQVQRSRNAQLYTFFHWGIHAWAIYGIVGLSLAYFTFRYKLPLSLRSCIYPILKNKINGPAGDAIDTFALCSTFFGITTTLGFGVVQLNAGLVKVGILNDTGFWYQAGIIFIIMLISVLSAISGVNKGVKYLSQLNIIAAVTLMIFILILGPTVFLLGSFSEGIGSYISQFFTLTFNTHAYDEASQPWFFNWTILYWAWWISWSPYVGLFIARISRGRTIREFIGTVLIIPTFFNLLWMTVFGNSATWIDRARGGVLSGIAGDTDKLLFAFLDQFPFSTVTSFLAIFIIFIFFITSADSGIFVMDNIASNNSKNSPKWQLIFWGVLLGLLSLVLLNAGGLQALQTMTLITALPFSLIICLFCYSLVVGLRIDYNYYRKGYSPAASNWSGEFWKERLNHILSYKNKDAVNSFITQTVQPALDDLAKEFKAKQIVAMVNVLDRPFAIELTIRHKVIEDFKYGVKTHSKAISEFLVDEINVPGIKKNTTFIPITYFGDNRPGYNIEYFSQREIIADVLKQYERFIELSSDVKNEMFLDNTLKDLT
- a CDS encoding MFS transporter, translated to MTQEKYLTKALVAAIIVASLGNFVDIYDLLLFSIVRVNSLKSFGLEGAQLTESGISLLNIQMAGLLLGGILWGMLGDRKGRLYVLFGSIFIYSAANMMNAFVHSTTTYGLCRFIAGIGLAGELGAGITLVAELMPKAKRGYATTIVAATGVLGTLAAYFVADLFDWRTSFFVGGCLGFIILLLRIGVAESGIFKESKEALNRGNFFALFRNRKTFFKYLRCILIGLPFWTVAGIFMTLSPEFGKVLNVQGEVNAGASVACYSAGIVFGDMISGLLSQMLQSRIKAVYVFLALSMLSLVVFLTQNGLSLPHFYWLCGAVGVATGYWVIFITIATEQFGTNIRATVTTTVPNFVRGAVIPLSLLFQLFKTYFNGSIVSSGSVLVLISYGIAFLALMKMKDSFHKDLNYIEEFN